The following DNA comes from Cryobacterium psychrophilum.
TGATGTGGCCAAGCGCCTCATCGACTACGGGTTCCACTCGCCGACGATGAGCTTCCCCGTGTCCGGAACTCTCATGGTCGAACCCACCGAGAGCGAAGACCTCGGCGAGATCGACCGGTTCATCAACGCGATGATGGCCATCCGGGCCGAAGCGGATGCTGTTGCCGCCGGCGTGTGGCCGTCCGACGACAACCCACTGCGCAACGCGCCGCACACCGCACAATCGGTCATCGAAGGGGAGTGGGAGCACTCCTACGACCGGGCAACGGCCGTGTATCCGGTGCGCACGCTCGTGGCGCACAAGTACTGGCCGCCGGTGCGTCGCATCGATAACGCCTTCGGCGACCGCAACCTGGTCTGTGCCTGCCCGCCGCCAGAGGCGTTCGAGGAGTAAGTCGCGAGGAGCAGCCGCTACCCCAGAGCGAAGCTCCGTGTCTGTCCGGGTGACAGTGTGGCCTTCTGGCCCTCCACCCTCACCCGGATGGGCGTTACACCGCCGGGGAGCAGATGCAGCCGCAGGGTACCGGGCGTGAGGTGCAGCCGAAGGGGTTGTTCGCGGTAGTTGATCATGAAATCAACCGAGCCCAACTCGTCGGGCAGCGCCGGGTGCAGCCACAGCATGTCGTTGCGGATCTCGAGCCCGGTGTAGCAGCGCACGATCATATCGACCGAACCGGCCATCGCGCCCAAGTGGATGCCTTCGTGTGTACTTCCGGTCTGCACATCGCCGAGGTCGCACTCGAGGGCCTGCAGGAGAAAGTTCCACGACTGCGCCCGGTCGCGTCGGGCCTCCACCCAGGAATGCACGACGCTGCTCAGGGTGGATCCGTGCGTCGACCGAGCGCGGTAGAAATCAACGGTGCGCACCACCGTCTCCGGCGGAAAGGCATAGCCCATGTCGTGCAGCAGCCCGCGAAGCTCCTCCGCGGAGAACAGGTAGAGGAGCATCAGTACATCTGCCTGCTTGGCCAGTCGGTAGTTGTTGGTGCTATCACCCTCCGCATTGAGGATGAGGTCGAGGCGGCCGAGGGAGCCATACCGGGCCCGATATGCTTCCCACTCGAATTCAGGCAAGGCCTCGTAACCGTCGAATTGGCTCAGAATCCCGTCGGCGTGAAAGACCACTCGAAGTCGACGACGGATCCGGTCCCACCGGTCGACCTCTTCCGGGTGCAGCCGCAGCCGGTTCCAGAGCGGAGTGCAGTGGTGTGTTCTCAGCAGGGCTACGGTCTCGACGGCGCGGCTCAGCGTCCAGGCCACCATGACGTTTGTGTAGGTATTGTTTCGCAACCCGGCGCCCGGGTTGCCCGGCGGTCCGTCGTGGAACTCGTCCGGGCCCATCACTCCTGACACGTCGTAACGGTCGGCGCCCTCGTCGAGGATCGCGAGGTCGGAGAAGAACCGGGCGACCTCGATGAGCAGCTCCGCGCCTTGATGAATGAGAAAGCCGATGTCGCCGGTCGACTGGTAGTACTGCCAGACGCTGTAGGCAATCGCCAGGCCCACGTGCCGCTGCCGGTGGGAGTGGTCGGGCATCCACTGGCCGGTCCGCGGGTTGAAAAGCGCATTCGGGGTGACTTCGCGCCCGTCGATGCCGCTCTGCCAGGGAAACATGGCCCCGGCGTGCCCGAGCTGCCGGGCGGCGGCCCTCGCCTCGCCCAAACGACGGTAGCGGTAGCCGAGCATCGCCAGGCTCAGGTCGGGGCGACGCAGGGTGAGAACGGGGTAGACGAACATCTCGTCCCAGAAGACGTGGCCGCGGTAGCCCTCGCCGTGCAGGCCGCGCGCCGGCACGCCGGCGTCGAGGTCGGCATCCACAGCTGCCACGGTTTGGAGCACATGGAAGGTGTTGAGATTGAGCGCGAGTGAGGACCTTTGGCCGGAATCGAGGCGAACGGCGAACTCTTTCCACAGCACGTGCCATTCGCGCTCGTGCGCTGCCCGCAAATCCGCGGGCTCGGGCAGGCGCTCAAGCCAGGTCAGCACCGCCGTTGTGGGGGAGGCGATGGCCCGGTCCCGGGAAGTGCTGACCACGACGAGCTTCTCCACCCGTACCGGGCGGCCCCGGTGCACGTCCAGGTCGAAGGCGTGCGCGACCCAGCCGTGCTCGATCACTGTGTCCCGCCGCGGTTCGCGTCGCCGTCCGCCCTCGAATACCCGGGTGCGAGCGGCGAGCGAGATATGGATACCGGACTGGCTGGTTTCCACTTCGAGCAGGATGGTCTCGTCTCCGACGCCGCGCGCTCCGCGCGCCACGAGATGCTGCCCGTCCAGTGACCGATCGGCGGCCACATTACGGTTGGCGACGCGCCCGTCGAGGGCCGAACGGATTTCGAGCACCCCCGACCAGTTCACCGCCTCGAACGTCGTCTCGAGCACGGCAACGTGCGGTGCGGTCTGGGACACGAATCGGCGCGACGTCACACTGGTCGTGCGGCCGCTTCGGTCTCGGAAGCTCATGTACCGGGTGAGCGTGGCACGTTTGAGGTCGAGCTCCTGCCAGTATCCGTTGAGGTCTGCGCTGCCCGGGTGCAGCCATTCCCCGCCGGCGACCCGAAAATGCAGGGGCAGCCAGTTCGGCGCGTTCACCATGTGCTCGTCTTCGCGGGTTTCGTTGTCGATAACGCTGCTCAACCGGTTGTAGACGCCCGCGAGATAGGTCCCCGGATAGTGCACCTCGTCGGCGTCGCGCTCCGGGGCGGCTCCTCGGGTGCCCCAAAACCCGTTGCCCAGCGTGCAGAGCGCCTCCCTTACGCCCTCGGCTGCCGGGTCGAACCCGTCGTAGCGCAGCAGCCACGGATTCCGGTTCTCACGACGGGCGGCCAGGTCGAGCTGCCCGAGGTCTGCGAGCACGATATCGGCGCCGGCCGCCCGCAGGCGATCGGTCGAGCCCGTGCGGTCGACTCCGACGATGAGCCCGAAGCCGCCACGTTGGGCGGCCTCGACGCCCGCAACGGCGTCTTCCAGCACGGCGGCGCGGGCCGGAGTCACGCCGAGCCGCCGGGCGGCTTCGAGAAACAGTGCCGGGTTCGGCTTTCCTGGCATGACCAGCCGAATGGCATCGGTGCCGTCGACACACACGTCGAACGCACCTGTGGCGCCCGCTGCCTCGAGGATCTGGACGCTGTTGCGGCTGGAGGTCGCGATGGCAGTGGCAATATGCAATCCCCGCAACCGGCGGGCCAGGGCCAGGGCGTCCTCGAACACGACGACGCCCTCGGCGGCCAGGATGGCGTCGAAGATGGTTTGCTTGCGGGCGGCCAGCCCGGCCACGGTGTGGGGTGCGCCCGGGCCTGTCGGCCCGTCCTCCAGCAGCTGTATTCCCCTCGAGGCCAGGAATGTGCGAATGCCGTCTTCCCGCGGACGCCCGTCGACGTACCGCAGGTAGTCGTCCTTCGGATCGAACGGATGCCCCGCTCCGCCGGCCAGGGCCGGCAGCACCTCGTCGAAGAGCGTCTGCCACGCCCGCGCGTGCACGGCAGCGGTGTCGGTCACGACACCGTCAAGGTCGAAGATCACCGCGTCGTAGAGGACCGGGTCCGAGCGCACCGGTTCCGACCGCACCGGATCCGACCATAGGGGAGGGAGGGATGTCACAGCGGGGTTCTCCTCCCAATCGTGCCCCCACGATACTCGTAAGGCACGGGCGGGGCGAGGGGCACGGCCGGATCTAAGAGGCGGGGGCGAGCAGGCCCGGCCACCAGGCGAGGGCGAGGGGATAGCCGACGAACGACAAGATGTCGAGCAGCCAGTGCGTGATCACGAGCGGCATTGTGCGGCCCCAACGGGTGTAGCACCAGCCGAAGACAATCCCCATCGCGACATTGCCGAAGAACGGTCCGATGCCCTGGTACAGGTGATAGCTGCCGCGAAGCACGGCCGAGGACAGAATAATCGTCCATGCCGACCAGCCCAGCTCGCGCAGCCGCGCGTACAGGTATCCCACCACGATGACTTCTTCCACGAGCGCGCTCCGGAGCGCCGAGAACACCAGGATCGGAATCGTCCAC
Coding sequences within:
- a CDS encoding beta-phosphoglucomutase family hydrolase, with the translated sequence MTSLPPLWSDPVRSEPVRSDPVLYDAVIFDLDGVVTDTAAVHARAWQTLFDEVLPALAGGAGHPFDPKDDYLRYVDGRPREDGIRTFLASRGIQLLEDGPTGPGAPHTVAGLAARKQTIFDAILAAEGVVVFEDALALARRLRGLHIATAIATSSRNSVQILEAAGATGAFDVCVDGTDAIRLVMPGKPNPALFLEAARRLGVTPARAAVLEDAVAGVEAAQRGGFGLIVGVDRTGSTDRLRAAGADIVLADLGQLDLAARRENRNPWLLRYDGFDPAAEGVREALCTLGNGFWGTRGAAPERDADEVHYPGTYLAGVYNRLSSVIDNETREDEHMVNAPNWLPLHFRVAGGEWLHPGSADLNGYWQELDLKRATLTRYMSFRDRSGRTTSVTSRRFVSQTAPHVAVLETTFEAVNWSGVLEIRSALDGRVANRNVAADRSLDGQHLVARGARGVGDETILLEVETSQSGIHISLAARTRVFEGGRRREPRRDTVIEHGWVAHAFDLDVHRGRPVRVEKLVVVSTSRDRAIASPTTAVLTWLERLPEPADLRAAHEREWHVLWKEFAVRLDSGQRSSLALNLNTFHVLQTVAAVDADLDAGVPARGLHGEGYRGHVFWDEMFVYPVLTLRRPDLSLAMLGYRYRRLGEARAAARQLGHAGAMFPWQSGIDGREVTPNALFNPRTGQWMPDHSHRQRHVGLAIAYSVWQYYQSTGDIGFLIHQGAELLIEVARFFSDLAILDEGADRYDVSGVMGPDEFHDGPPGNPGAGLRNNTYTNVMVAWTLSRAVETVALLRTHHCTPLWNRLRLHPEEVDRWDRIRRRLRVVFHADGILSQFDGYEALPEFEWEAYRARYGSLGRLDLILNAEGDSTNNYRLAKQADVLMLLYLFSAEELRGLLHDMGYAFPPETVVRTVDFYRARSTHGSTLSSVVHSWVEARRDRAQSWNFLLQALECDLGDVQTGSTHEGIHLGAMAGSVDMIVRCYTGLEIRNDMLWLHPALPDELGSVDFMINYREQPLRLHLTPGTLRLHLLPGGVTPIRVRVEGQKATLSPGQTRSFALG